From the Halorhodospira halophila genome, one window contains:
- a CDS encoding ABC transporter permease, whose product MSERVEIASAEADPPSERDRWLPRPSLRFIPVWRRNFRVWRRLIWPSLLGHFGEPVLYLLAFGYGLGALIGDLDSGMPYIVFIASGIVCSSAMFTSSFEALYSAYTRMETQQTWAAMLGAPLSVDDIVLGEAVWAASKSLLSAGAIGIVAVALGILSLPGMLLALPVVFLAALAFASMALIITALSPSYDFFLYYFTLVLTPMLLLSGVFFPIEQLPALIAGLAYLLPLAHMVELVRPLAVGEGLAPGALLHLVVPLGYIAAAFTVASYLFRRRLIR is encoded by the coding sequence ATGAGCGAACGCGTGGAGATCGCCTCGGCGGAGGCGGATCCGCCCTCCGAGCGCGACCGCTGGCTGCCGCGCCCGAGCCTGCGCTTCATCCCGGTCTGGCGCCGCAATTTCCGCGTCTGGCGCCGGCTGATCTGGCCGTCGCTGCTGGGCCACTTCGGCGAGCCGGTGCTCTACCTGCTGGCCTTCGGCTACGGGCTCGGGGCGCTGATCGGCGATCTCGACTCCGGGATGCCGTACATCGTCTTCATCGCCTCGGGCATCGTCTGCTCCAGCGCCATGTTCACCTCCAGCTTCGAGGCGCTGTACTCCGCCTACACGCGCATGGAGACCCAGCAGACCTGGGCGGCGATGCTCGGTGCGCCGCTGTCGGTGGACGACATCGTCCTCGGCGAGGCGGTGTGGGCGGCGAGCAAGTCGCTGCTCAGCGCCGGGGCCATCGGCATCGTCGCCGTGGCCCTGGGCATCCTCAGTCTGCCCGGCATGCTGTTGGCGCTGCCGGTGGTTTTCCTCGCCGCCCTGGCCTTCGCCAGCATGGCGCTGATCATCACCGCGCTGTCGCCGAGCTACGACTTCTTCCTCTACTACTTCACGCTGGTCCTGACGCCGATGCTGCTCCTCTCCGGGGTCTTTTTCCCCATCGAGCAGCTGCCGGCGCTGATCGCCGGGCTGGCCTACCTGCTGCCGCTGGCGCACATGGTCGAATTAGTCCGGCCGCTGGCGGTGGGCGAGGGCCTGGCCCCGGGGGCGCTGCTCCACCTGGTGGTGCCGCTGGGCTACATCGCGGCCGCCTTCACGGTGGCCTCGTACCTCTTCCGCCGCCGCCTGATCCGCTGA
- the mobA gene encoding molybdenum cofactor guanylyltransferase MobA: MAPPAADARITGVVLAGGSGRRMGGRDKGLVRLAGRPLAAHVLTRLAPQVAAMRINANRHAARYRALGVPVDGDRPPGGLGPLAGMASALACARTERVLVVPCDAPLLPHDLAARLTDALEAADAELAVARLEGRLQPVFALLKRRLCADLDAALAAGERRVHGWLARHRVAAADFDDQAAALVNINTPEALARVARRLDAAAE, from the coding sequence ATGGCGCCGCCCGCTGCCGATGCCCGGATCACCGGCGTCGTCCTGGCCGGGGGCAGCGGCCGGCGCATGGGCGGCCGCGACAAGGGGCTGGTGCGGCTGGCCGGCCGGCCGCTGGCCGCTCATGTGCTGACCCGACTGGCCCCGCAGGTGGCGGCCATGCGCATCAACGCCAACCGCCACGCGGCGCGCTACCGGGCCCTGGGGGTACCGGTGGACGGCGACCGCCCCCCGGGCGGGCTGGGGCCGCTGGCGGGTATGGCCAGCGCCCTGGCCTGCGCGCGGACGGAGCGCGTGCTGGTGGTCCCCTGCGATGCACCGTTGTTGCCCCATGATCTGGCGGCGCGGCTCACCGATGCCCTGGAGGCCGCCGACGCCGAGCTGGCGGTGGCCCGGCTGGAGGGTCGGTTGCAGCCAGTCTTCGCGCTGCTCAAGCGCCGCCTGTGCGCCGATCTCGACGCCGCCCTGGCCGCCGGCGAGCGCCGCGTCCACGGCTGGCTGGCGCGCCACCGGGTGGCCGCGGCGGACTTCGACGATCAGGCGGCGGCACTGGTCAACATCAACACCCCGGAGGCGCTGGCGCGGGTGGCGCGGCGCCTGGACGCGGCGGCGGAGTGA
- a CDS encoding ATP-binding cassette domain-containing protein, with the protein MVNESDASGPALRAEGLLKRYGGTTVVDGIDLHVPRGECFGLLGPNGAGKTTTLRMILGVTPPDGGTLEVLGEPVPARARAMRARMGVVPQIDNLDPDFTVRENLFTYASYHGLGREAARPRVDELLAFAALEGKADSPIASLSGGMKRRLTLARALVNDPDLVVLDEPSTGLDPQARQNIWQKLRALQKQGRTLVITTHYMEEAERLCDRLAIMDHGRIIDCDSPAALARSHLERYVVELRGDEARAWLGRAGLSGAARVREVGETVLLYADDPAPVAGALHEQGLTYLQRPTNLEDVFLHLTGHELRE; encoded by the coding sequence ATGGTGAACGAATCCGACGCCTCCGGGCCGGCGCTCCGGGCCGAGGGGCTGCTCAAGCGCTACGGCGGGACGACGGTGGTCGATGGCATCGATCTGCATGTCCCCCGCGGCGAGTGCTTCGGGCTGCTCGGACCTAACGGCGCCGGCAAGACCACCACGCTGCGCATGATCCTCGGCGTCACGCCGCCGGATGGCGGCACGCTGGAGGTCCTCGGCGAGCCGGTGCCGGCTCGGGCCCGGGCGATGCGCGCGCGCATGGGGGTGGTGCCGCAGATCGACAACCTCGATCCGGACTTCACCGTCCGCGAGAACCTCTTCACCTACGCCAGCTACCACGGCCTCGGCCGCGAGGCCGCGCGGCCCCGGGTGGACGAGCTGCTCGCCTTCGCCGCCCTGGAGGGCAAGGCCGATTCGCCCATCGCCTCACTCAGCGGCGGCATGAAGCGCCGCCTGACCCTGGCCCGGGCGCTGGTCAACGACCCGGATCTGGTGGTCCTCGATGAGCCCTCCACCGGACTCGACCCCCAGGCGCGGCAGAACATCTGGCAGAAGCTGCGGGCGCTGCAGAAGCAGGGACGGACCCTGGTGATCACCACCCACTACATGGAGGAGGCCGAGCGCCTCTGTGACCGGCTGGCGATCATGGACCACGGCCGGATCATCGACTGCGACAGCCCGGCGGCGCTGGCGCGCAGCCACCTGGAGCGCTACGTGGTGGAGCTGCGCGGCGACGAGGCGCGGGCCTGGCTCGGTCGGGCGGGGCTTTCCGGTGCGGCGCGGGTGCGTGAGGTGGGCGAGACGGTGCTGCTCTACGCCGACGACCCGGCACCGGTGGCCGGCGCCCTGCACGAGCAGGGGCTGACCTACCTGCAGCGCCCGACCAACCTCGAGGACGTCTTCCTGCATCTGACCGGCCACGAGCTGAGGGAGTGA